A genomic segment from Pseudomonas sessilinigenes encodes:
- a CDS encoding TIGR03758 family integrating conjugative element protein, with product MSMSSAQTAAFNAASGATAQASTNLIVGAVMAVAMLWAAWALYSIYRGWATKNIDRSIASSSAIRVLLLLMVLSFIVLS from the coding sequence ATGAGTATGAGCTCTGCGCAAACTGCCGCCTTCAACGCAGCAAGTGGTGCGACCGCCCAGGCAAGTACCAACCTAATCGTCGGGGCAGTGATGGCCGTCGCAATGCTCTGGGCGGCATGGGCGCTGTACAGCATCTACCGTGGCTGGGCCACCAAAAATATCGATCGTTCAATCGCCAGTTCATCTGCCATCCGAGTGCTGCTGCTTCTGATGGTCCTGTCCTTCATCGTTCTCAGTTGA
- a CDS encoding TIGR03750 family conjugal transfer protein, whose translation MADDKHDDRTLQFLPNNLNRQPVIMGGLTADEMWATISVSGAVGFVLGVPASILFGNWSLLIAGALVGGVLGLSVASRIIRRMKRGRPDTWFYRHIQVAIAQAHLPFGNSSLITRSGAWTCRRDKRNLHEFS comes from the coding sequence ATGGCTGACGACAAACACGACGACAGAACCCTCCAGTTCCTACCCAATAACCTGAACCGACAGCCCGTAATCATGGGTGGACTTACAGCAGACGAGATGTGGGCAACGATTTCCGTCAGCGGTGCCGTTGGGTTTGTCCTTGGTGTGCCGGCATCGATCCTCTTCGGAAACTGGTCGCTCCTCATCGCTGGAGCATTGGTTGGGGGAGTGCTCGGGTTGTCTGTTGCAAGCAGGATCATTCGCCGCATGAAACGGGGACGCCCTGACACTTGGTTTTATCGCCACATACAAGTGGCCATTGCCCAAGCTCACCTTCCATTCGGCAACAGCAGCCTGATCACGCGATCAGGTGCATGGACCTGCCGCCGTGACAAAAGGAACCTCCATGAGTTTTCGTAA
- a CDS encoding TIGR03759 family integrating conjugative element protein, whose product MNLKILCTLACYLIPTAYAAAAPVSAGQASQLHFTAEGESSQRRLQDKAANAWGISTQEYERYQDVMQGPRGVYSPGLDPLTALGIEARSDEERRRYAELQVKTERQRVEKELSYQRAYDEAYRRLYPSEKAIEISSATLTNPTANSSPLLQGDGRLAIFVKDNCVACIDEVKKLQASQAPFDLYFVGSQGDDERIRRWAILAGVDPVNVKSRRITLNHDQGRWLGLGLGGELPAAVKQVNGQWRRQQ is encoded by the coding sequence ATGAATCTAAAGATTCTCTGCACCCTCGCCTGCTACCTGATCCCCACGGCTTACGCCGCAGCAGCACCGGTATCTGCAGGCCAGGCATCACAGCTCCACTTCACCGCCGAAGGCGAATCATCACAGAGAAGGCTCCAGGACAAGGCAGCAAATGCATGGGGGATATCCACCCAAGAGTACGAGCGGTACCAAGATGTGATGCAGGGGCCGCGGGGGGTGTACTCGCCGGGGCTGGACCCACTGACTGCCCTGGGTATCGAAGCACGCTCTGATGAGGAGCGCCGGCGCTATGCGGAGCTGCAAGTAAAGACCGAGAGGCAGCGTGTAGAAAAAGAGTTGTCGTATCAGCGCGCATACGATGAAGCGTACAGGAGGCTGTACCCAAGCGAGAAAGCGATCGAGATCTCCTCGGCAACCCTGACCAATCCAACAGCAAACAGCTCACCGTTGCTGCAGGGAGACGGTCGCCTGGCGATCTTCGTGAAAGACAACTGCGTTGCGTGCATCGACGAAGTGAAGAAGCTACAAGCATCGCAGGCACCTTTCGACCTCTACTTCGTCGGCAGCCAGGGCGATGACGAGCGCATCCGGCGATGGGCAATTCTCGCTGGCGTCGACCCGGTCAACGTCAAGAGCCGACGAATCACCCTCAACCATGACCAAGGTCGCTGGCTCGGCCTTGGCCTGGGCGGTGAACTACCAGCGGCAGTAAAACAGGTGAATGGCCAATGGCGCCGTCAGCAATGA
- a CDS encoding methyl-accepting chemotaxis protein produces MKLRLTKKTLLTSLGAIALLIALGVQQYQLSILRGSLEGAAEKAKLDALLSRMSASDDRLDAIAGKPLVTQEDFSAAQKAISNRVDVVQDYAKRAHDLATDVAHSAANSSELLVIKADVESLSGTVQRLSKPEKSSATPSPSKPAKPKPAAKAKAPPAPPEPPPFQMFGIEYRGGEKFLSIAPSGSTRLSQIYLVRPGDVVAGTQWRLKALNEITATFDASGSTRTLSLQP; encoded by the coding sequence ATGAAACTGCGCCTGACAAAGAAAACACTGCTCACTAGCCTGGGGGCCATCGCCCTGCTCATAGCCTTGGGCGTTCAACAGTATCAACTCTCGATATTGCGAGGCTCCCTGGAAGGGGCTGCGGAGAAAGCCAAGCTCGATGCGCTGCTCTCGAGAATGAGTGCAAGTGATGATCGCCTGGACGCTATCGCGGGTAAACCGTTAGTCACGCAAGAAGACTTCTCTGCAGCGCAGAAGGCGATCTCAAACCGGGTCGACGTTGTACAAGACTACGCAAAGCGTGCGCACGACCTTGCCACTGATGTCGCCCATTCAGCTGCAAACTCCAGCGAGCTCCTGGTGATCAAGGCCGATGTGGAGTCATTGAGTGGAACAGTCCAACGACTGAGCAAGCCTGAGAAATCATCCGCGACACCCTCCCCATCCAAGCCTGCTAAGCCCAAACCGGCCGCTAAAGCCAAGGCACCTCCCGCCCCACCTGAGCCCCCTCCCTTCCAGATGTTCGGCATCGAGTACAGGGGGGGAGAGAAGTTCCTATCTATTGCTCCTTCAGGAAGTACACGGCTGAGCCAGATTTACCTGGTTCGACCTGGAGACGTTGTTGCGGGAACTCAATGGCGGCTGAAGGCGCTCAACGAAATAACTGCGACATTCGACGCATCCGGATCAACAAGAACATTGAGCCTTCAGCCATAG
- a CDS encoding transglycosylase SLT domain-containing protein produces the protein MAPSAMRACWILVLLCSQAMAAEDPPPAYKAIAIAHGVPAVVLYSVALQESGTKLRGQIVPWPWTLNVAGTGYRFATRIDACRALNIAIATAGPSRVDVGLGQTNIHANGHRYSSPCEGLDPYKNLNVTAEILAEHKAKGGNWFDAAGRYHRPAGGAPAAKYRADFARHLSRVTGINFLVNNP, from the coding sequence ATGGCGCCGTCAGCAATGAGGGCCTGCTGGATCCTGGTGCTGCTGTGCAGCCAGGCAATGGCCGCTGAGGATCCTCCCCCAGCTTACAAGGCGATTGCGATCGCCCATGGAGTACCAGCCGTGGTGCTGTATTCCGTTGCGCTGCAAGAGAGCGGTACCAAACTTCGAGGACAGATTGTGCCTTGGCCTTGGACGCTGAATGTGGCCGGTACCGGCTACCGATTCGCTACCAGGATCGATGCGTGCAGGGCGCTGAATATTGCTATCGCAACTGCTGGTCCGTCGAGAGTCGACGTAGGCCTTGGTCAGACGAACATCCACGCTAACGGCCATCGCTATAGCTCCCCCTGCGAAGGGCTCGACCCTTACAAGAACCTGAATGTCACCGCAGAGATTCTGGCTGAACACAAAGCCAAGGGTGGCAACTGGTTTGACGCAGCGGGTCGCTACCACCGCCCTGCCGGTGGCGCGCCTGCAGCCAAATACAGAGCAGATTTCGCTCGGCACCTCAGCCGTGTCACAGGCATAAACTTCTTGGTGAACAATCCATGA
- the traD gene encoding type IV conjugative transfer system coupling protein TraD, translated as MTTYSLESLLRPPVELFTTAVCYVAAALCVQAPWAFALTPLFGIVAALGFAYLGTVRLLQARRVLRYQANLRRLPHYTMTSAEMPISNERLFIGRGFRWTQKHTQRLTDTYLPQYSRYVEPTRLYEGARWLEERLEFAPFPLKAITKLTSWDSSLNPARPLPPVGGLPRLHGIEPDEQNVSQPLGERVGHSLVLGTTRVGKTRLAEVFITQDIRRTHRRGSSRRMGRRSQTPHRWSRRGRPEQRPDHEVVIVFDPKGDADLLKRMYVECKRAGRLDEFYVFHLGWPDISARYNAIGRFGRISEVATRIAGQLSGEGNSAAFREFAWRFVNIIAQSLVALGRRPDYEQIRRHVINIDELFIEYAQKYFAEHDPKAWETIVALEAKIDRKNLSFAMKDRPLRVVAVDMYLTQKRINDSVMDGLRSAVRYDKTYFDKIVASLLPLLEKLTTGRIAELLAPDYLDLSDQRPIFDWMQVIRKRAVVYIGLDALSDTEVAAAVGNSMFSDLVSVAGHIYKHGIDDGLPGNMAGGKVRINLHADEFNELIGDEFIPMVNKAGGAGMQVTAYTQTMSDIEAKIGSKAKAGQVIGNFNNLFMLRVRETATAELLTNQLPKVQIYNSTPASSANDSLNGKTAFTSSSHDQLQATSVPMIEPAHVVGLPKGQAFALLEGGNLWKIRMPLPANDPDDVMPGNLQELAAGMRQSSAGSEWWEAPGYQELKSALPDDLVEDFRQAATDDEE; from the coding sequence ATGACCACCTATTCACTTGAGTCACTTCTACGCCCTCCGGTGGAGCTGTTCACCACGGCTGTCTGCTACGTCGCGGCGGCACTCTGCGTTCAAGCTCCATGGGCGTTCGCACTGACACCTCTGTTCGGAATAGTCGCAGCACTGGGCTTCGCCTACCTGGGCACAGTTCGATTACTGCAGGCACGCAGGGTGCTGCGTTACCAGGCCAACCTTAGACGACTTCCCCATTACACAATGACTAGCGCTGAAATGCCGATCAGCAACGAGCGTCTATTCATCGGCAGGGGATTTCGCTGGACGCAGAAACACACCCAACGCTTAACTGATACCTACCTGCCCCAATACTCCAGATACGTCGAACCGACCAGGCTGTATGAGGGGGCGCGCTGGCTGGAGGAGCGTCTGGAGTTTGCCCCCTTCCCTCTGAAGGCGATCACGAAGCTCACCAGTTGGGACTCCAGCCTGAACCCCGCCCGTCCTCTTCCACCCGTGGGAGGTCTACCGAGGTTGCATGGGATAGAGCCAGATGAGCAGAACGTCAGCCAGCCACTCGGCGAGCGGGTAGGACACTCTCTTGTGCTGGGAACCACCCGCGTCGGGAAGACACGACTGGCTGAGGTTTTCATCACACAAGATATTCGCCGAACACATCGCCGTGGATCATCACGACGCATGGGCAGAAGAAGCCAAACCCCACATCGCTGGAGCCGGCGTGGGCGACCAGAACAACGACCTGATCATGAGGTCGTGATTGTCTTCGACCCCAAGGGCGACGCTGATCTGCTCAAGCGCATGTACGTCGAGTGCAAGCGAGCAGGGCGTCTCGATGAGTTTTACGTGTTCCACCTGGGGTGGCCCGACATCTCCGCACGCTACAACGCCATAGGTCGCTTCGGCCGGATAAGCGAGGTCGCAACCCGTATCGCCGGCCAGCTGTCTGGAGAAGGCAACTCAGCTGCGTTCAGGGAGTTCGCATGGCGGTTCGTCAACATCATCGCTCAGTCGCTGGTCGCCCTAGGTCGGCGCCCAGACTACGAGCAGATCCGCCGGCACGTGATCAACATCGACGAGCTGTTCATTGAGTACGCGCAAAAATACTTCGCTGAACACGATCCGAAGGCCTGGGAGACCATTGTTGCGCTGGAAGCGAAGATCGATCGCAAGAATCTCTCGTTCGCGATGAAAGACCGCCCGCTGCGCGTGGTAGCCGTCGACATGTACTTGACCCAGAAACGCATCAACGACTCTGTGATGGATGGCCTGCGCAGCGCAGTGCGCTATGACAAGACCTACTTCGACAAGATCGTCGCATCCCTGCTGCCTCTCCTTGAGAAACTCACCACGGGCCGGATTGCAGAGTTACTCGCCCCGGACTACCTGGATCTTTCGGATCAGCGCCCCATTTTTGACTGGATGCAAGTCATCCGAAAACGTGCCGTTGTTTACATCGGCCTCGATGCACTCTCGGATACCGAAGTCGCCGCGGCCGTGGGCAACTCGATGTTCAGCGATCTGGTATCTGTTGCCGGCCACATCTACAAACACGGCATCGACGACGGACTGCCTGGAAACATGGCCGGGGGTAAGGTCCGCATCAACCTCCACGCAGATGAGTTCAACGAACTGATCGGGGACGAGTTTATCCCGATGGTAAACAAGGCTGGCGGCGCCGGTATGCAGGTCACTGCTTATACGCAAACCATGAGCGATATCGAAGCGAAGATTGGTTCGAAAGCCAAAGCCGGCCAGGTCATCGGTAACTTCAACAACCTGTTCATGCTACGAGTTCGGGAGACCGCGACGGCAGAACTTCTGACCAATCAGCTACCCAAGGTGCAGATCTACAACAGCACCCCGGCGAGCAGTGCGAACGACTCACTCAACGGTAAGACAGCATTCACCTCGAGCTCACACGACCAATTGCAGGCGACGAGCGTGCCGATGATTGAGCCAGCTCATGTAGTTGGATTGCCTAAGGGGCAGGCTTTCGCGCTGCTCGAAGGTGGAAACCTCTGGAAGATCCGAATGCCGCTGCCGGCCAACGACCCCGACGATGTCATGCCAGGCAACCTGCAGGAACTCGCTGCCGGCATGCGGCAATCATCGGCTGGATCGGAATGGTGGGAAGCCCCGGGCTATCAAGAACTGAAAAGCGCACTGCCTGATGACCTGGTCGAAGACTTTCGCCAGGCCGCCACCGATGACGAGGAGTAG
- a CDS encoding TIGR03747 family integrating conjugative element membrane protein, with amino-acid sequence MADDVSKKAQQQQERPESLISKIFWFPFNFLGVMFGSLIVAILVDWVCLYFFWPEAGWRHGQQMLTNELSWLSQGLVHSAVVQEPGRTATWLVTGAYDWLIVKTGMLSWVQGMESIAHAGPRNDLDIRYMAAQSVTTVQNYALAALFTVLVFCVRLVVLLMTIPLFAMAALTGLVDGLVRRDLRKFGAGRESSYLYHKARGTLIPLAILPWTFYLALPISISPLMVLLPCAALLGVAVSITAASFKKYL; translated from the coding sequence ATGGCAGATGACGTATCAAAGAAGGCTCAACAGCAACAGGAGCGACCAGAGTCGCTGATCAGCAAGATTTTCTGGTTCCCCTTCAACTTCCTCGGGGTGATGTTCGGCTCTCTCATAGTCGCGATCCTGGTCGACTGGGTATGCCTCTATTTTTTCTGGCCAGAAGCCGGCTGGAGGCATGGGCAGCAAATGCTAACAAATGAGCTCAGTTGGCTATCCCAGGGGCTGGTACACAGTGCCGTTGTGCAAGAACCCGGGCGCACAGCAACCTGGCTCGTTACAGGGGCCTATGACTGGCTGATCGTGAAGACTGGGATGCTCAGCTGGGTCCAGGGGATGGAGTCGATAGCGCATGCCGGCCCACGCAACGACCTGGACATTCGATACATGGCAGCACAAAGCGTCACGACGGTGCAGAACTATGCCCTTGCAGCGCTGTTCACCGTCCTGGTGTTCTGTGTTCGTCTCGTTGTGTTGTTGATGACCATACCGCTGTTCGCTATGGCTGCACTCACAGGCCTGGTCGACGGCCTGGTCCGACGAGATCTCCGCAAGTTCGGTGCTGGGCGCGAGTCCAGCTACCTCTATCACAAGGCAAGGGGAACGCTCATTCCGCTGGCCATTCTCCCGTGGACCTTCTACCTGGCGCTTCCGATCAGCATCAGCCCCCTCATGGTCCTACTCCCGTGTGCGGCGCTGCTCGGCGTCGCAGTGAGTATCACTGCTGCCAGCTTCAAGAAATATCTTTGA
- a CDS encoding UvrD-helicase domain-containing protein yields the protein MQWTQEQLPIIGSKASEIVVKAFAGTGKTTTLVGFAKANPQLRILYLCYNKSVEIAARGRFPRNVINKTAHGLAYPVFGTQYSHKQTKNLRLTEIARAIDSQDWELVRDVMTTLNNFMASADSEIDRQHYPRFRDKPHITTAQERFVQQSIGTARRFWQRAIDVDDSSVLIPHDGYLKLYQLSKPDLSQRFDSVLLDEGQDINPVIADIVRLQRIQKILVGDPHQQLYRFRGAEDTLDSDWMAGAEEHYLTQSWRFGPAIAHVANIILSYKGETRKLQGLGAQTLVKKALPEDLPHRAFIHRTVIGVIENALQLVRCQSQPKFYWVGGIDSYSLRDLEDLYYFSRDQTAQVQNKKLLRDYRDYQQYTEIAEVSQDSEMLRSIKIISAYPDLPSRILELRKLTTEDELDATITLTTGHKAKGLEWDYVCLYDDFTADPLSPDLDPGRRDDELNLIYVGVTRAMKILAINSLVLSIMARYVAANRVPA from the coding sequence ATGCAATGGACCCAAGAACAACTCCCCATCATTGGCTCGAAAGCCTCCGAAATTGTTGTCAAGGCCTTCGCCGGCACCGGTAAGACGACAACCTTGGTTGGCTTCGCAAAAGCGAATCCTCAACTAAGAATTCTTTACCTCTGCTACAACAAATCCGTCGAGATCGCGGCGCGAGGAAGATTTCCACGTAACGTGATCAATAAGACAGCCCACGGCTTGGCTTATCCCGTATTCGGTACTCAGTACAGCCACAAACAGACCAAAAACTTGAGGCTTACAGAGATTGCGCGAGCGATCGACTCCCAAGACTGGGAGCTTGTCCGGGATGTCATGACGACCCTCAACAACTTCATGGCCAGCGCGGATAGCGAGATCGATCGACAGCACTATCCTCGTTTCCGCGATAAACCTCACATCACAACGGCTCAGGAACGCTTCGTTCAACAGAGCATTGGTACCGCTCGCAGATTCTGGCAACGGGCCATCGACGTGGATGACTCAAGCGTTCTGATCCCCCACGACGGATACCTGAAGCTGTATCAGCTGAGTAAGCCTGACCTAAGCCAACGATTCGACAGCGTGCTCCTGGACGAAGGCCAAGACATCAACCCCGTCATTGCAGATATCGTTCGTCTACAACGCATCCAAAAGATCCTGGTTGGTGACCCACATCAGCAGCTGTACCGGTTTAGGGGTGCAGAGGACACATTGGATAGTGACTGGATGGCCGGCGCCGAGGAGCATTACTTGACCCAAAGTTGGCGGTTCGGCCCAGCGATCGCTCATGTCGCGAACATCATCCTTTCTTACAAGGGAGAAACCCGAAAGCTGCAAGGACTCGGCGCACAAACCCTGGTCAAGAAAGCGCTACCAGAGGATCTTCCCCATCGAGCCTTCATTCATCGGACAGTGATTGGCGTCATCGAGAACGCCCTGCAGCTGGTACGGTGCCAGTCGCAGCCAAAGTTCTATTGGGTAGGAGGAATAGACAGCTATTCATTGCGCGACCTCGAGGACCTTTACTATTTCAGTCGCGACCAGACCGCTCAGGTGCAAAATAAGAAACTCTTGCGCGACTACCGAGACTACCAGCAGTACACAGAAATTGCGGAGGTAAGCCAGGACAGCGAAATGCTGAGATCGATCAAGATCATCTCGGCCTATCCCGACCTGCCCTCAAGAATCCTCGAGCTGCGCAAACTCACCACCGAAGACGAGCTTGACGCAACGATCACGCTTACGACCGGGCACAAGGCCAAAGGCCTGGAATGGGACTATGTCTGCCTGTACGACGACTTTACTGCGGATCCTCTGTCGCCGGACCTTGATCCAGGGCGCCGCGACGACGAGCTCAACCTCATCTATGTGGGTGTGACTCGAGCCATGAAGATCCTCGCAATCAACAGCCTGGTGCTATCCATCATGGCTAGATACGTGGCGGCCAACAGGGTGCCGGCCTGA
- a CDS encoding TIGR03745 family integrating conjugative element membrane protein, which translates to MPTPKIQLIALLAAASVIQAANAALPQAQAPSRGEGKNWLQTFQNYGYDAFMLLGLIALGTMIIGVAVHAFGVYHDIHEGKKKWRDLGSTAVVGVCLVGIAIFMVTKATSIL; encoded by the coding sequence ATGCCCACCCCCAAAATTCAGCTAATCGCATTGCTTGCCGCTGCATCTGTCATCCAGGCAGCGAACGCGGCCCTGCCTCAGGCACAGGCTCCCTCCCGCGGCGAAGGGAAGAATTGGTTACAGACATTTCAAAACTACGGTTATGACGCATTCATGCTGCTGGGTCTGATAGCTCTTGGCACCATGATCATCGGGGTAGCTGTGCATGCCTTCGGGGTGTACCACGACATCCATGAAGGTAAGAAGAAGTGGCGGGATCTCGGCTCGACTGCTGTCGTTGGCGTCTGCCTGGTTGGCATCGCAATCTTCATGGTCACCAAGGCCACCAGCATTCTTTGA
- a CDS encoding integrating conjugative element protein has protein sequence MTSFLKAAPVLLAMLAAGTVQASSKLIVVQDNGGVSALPYYQDLNLVPESGPPPLKGLLSGGAYPVKTPEMTPGSVVGRTINAPGLQPLFLIGDDPMSRTWLTQHLQQLQQLQAVGLVVNVTSAARFDEIRRLAPGLQLEPTPASDIANRLGLKHYPVLITSTTIQQQ, from the coding sequence ATGACGAGTTTTCTGAAGGCAGCTCCGGTCCTGCTTGCAATGCTTGCAGCAGGCACGGTGCAAGCCAGTTCCAAACTCATAGTTGTCCAGGACAACGGTGGGGTTTCAGCCCTGCCCTACTACCAGGACCTCAACCTGGTACCAGAGTCGGGTCCCCCACCACTCAAAGGACTCCTAAGCGGTGGAGCCTATCCCGTCAAAACTCCAGAGATGACGCCAGGGTCGGTAGTAGGCAGGACAATCAATGCCCCTGGCCTGCAACCGCTTTTTCTCATCGGTGACGACCCGATGTCACGAACATGGCTGACACAGCACCTGCAGCAGCTGCAGCAACTGCAAGCAGTGGGGCTAGTAGTCAACGTCACCTCCGCCGCTCGGTTCGACGAGATCAGGCGTTTGGCGCCCGGATTGCAACTTGAGCCAACACCTGCAAGCGATATCGCCAACCGGCTAGGGCTGAAGCATTACCCGGTACTGATCACCTCAACAACCATTCAACAGCAGTAA
- a CDS encoding RAQPRD family integrative conjugative element protein — protein MTALAMIVAGGIAVSPVVEAATASEQTNIEVMIRQLNALEDSARRSSAIAGEPGQRYYFDYDRLAADIQRIRQGLQAYLTPSRAQPRDAADLSGQYTTGGKRQ, from the coding sequence ATGACAGCGCTGGCCATGATCGTTGCTGGCGGCATTGCAGTCAGTCCGGTGGTGGAAGCCGCTACAGCATCTGAGCAAACCAACATCGAGGTCATGATCAGGCAGCTTAATGCCCTTGAGGACTCTGCGCGGCGTAGTAGCGCCATCGCAGGTGAACCAGGGCAACGCTACTACTTCGACTATGACCGCCTGGCTGCAGACATCCAGCGGATCCGCCAAGGCCTTCAGGCTTATCTCACCCCGAGTCGCGCCCAACCTCGAGACGCCGCAGACCTCTCCGGTCAGTACACCACCGGAGGGAAGAGGCAATGA